A genomic window from Vigna radiata var. radiata cultivar VC1973A chromosome 2, Vradiata_ver6, whole genome shotgun sequence includes:
- the LOC106753964 gene encoding uncharacterized protein LOC106753964 isoform X4 has product MLLKSCRRVFLEESLYEIWNWRFNIFIFFTFRNQVSRLHHYLCDCLSHWVPLMISLTPIRNQSCASSFLSIVAMAFLNPKWRVRVSVDSSIIVALNGLLREVHVERISITPFRWCLRLRKALEINCELLKVMLCRWAGHDVSFRVSHQLVPFSVLDVFMTTGLDIGGLEVPFDECIVGLVGEMFNSNSTTLLDLVEKFNVIVLDDNIEVDVVCRXYIFVCLVVFFFPRKSKVIANMPSKVLDDIDSLCLYDWATGVHKHLVDNLNKCMKKIMSGKIASALSLSGNVAVLQAWAVERLSLDDNPSHRRFPRMLRWFAYKTRLYEKMEELFMTADVNLEWYIRILDRQMPEIIAAFDMFEGGTYLGTQPKRARIDELDDDTSDDGTFEANLDERLKKNTKELIALNSRLASLTKELFEIRQRQNFKEDVCNEEVVGGCDEEAVGGVPEDVFNEEVVGGGDEQQMGGVAEEVFNEKVVGGADEQQMVGVAEEVLNEEGFLGGNDEVVGGGFQGDLTVAFDEEVGRDVGGGNHVHDLIEINDDGEAEAPKALVVAPLRAIVGDPRSTINIDQLYVAVSVRDRAYRIVCEIIGQTLSTTSINTLAPYKYVDNMLVLFATTIFMHYEKRRTGIVKRILFSSLYASSQLQQLFAXXILWPSRHCNN; this is encoded by the exons atgcttttaAAGAGTTGCagaagggtatttttggaagaaAGTTTGTATGAAATTTGGAATTGGCggtttaacattttcatcttcttcacttttCGAAACCAAGTCTCGCGTCTACACCATTATCTTTGTGATTGTCTCAGCCATTGGGTTCCTCTCATGATTTCTCTCACACCCATTCGAAACCAAAGTTGCGCGTCTTCATTCCTCTCTATTG TCGCAATGGCCTTTCTGAACCCAAAG TGGCGTGTTCGAGTCTCTGTTGATTCATCAATAATTGTTGCTCTGAATGGGTTACTGAGAGAAGTGCATGTAGAACGAATTTCAATAACACCATTTCGTTGGTGTTTGCGGCTTCGTAAGGCTCTGGAGATTAACTGTGAATTATTGAAGGTCATGTTATGTCGCTGGGCTGGGCATGATGTAAGCTTTAGGGTGAGTCATCAATTGGTACCCTTTAGTGTTTTGGATGTTTTCATGACGACCGGTTTAGACATAGGTGGCTTAGAAGTTCCATTTGATGAATGTATAGTTGGTTTGGTAGGAGAAATGTTTAATTCAAATAGCACAACTTTATTAGATTTGGTTGAGAAGTTTAATGTGATTGTTTTGGACGACAACATTGAGGTTGATGTTGTGTGTAGGNtgtatatatttgtttgtttggttgtNTTTTTCTTTCCTAGGAAGTCTAAGGTTATTGCTAACATGCCTTCAAAAGTGTTAGACGACATAGATAGTTTGTGTTTATACGATTGGGCGACCGGTGTTCATAAACACCTTGTAGATAACTTGAATAAATGTATGAAAAAGATAATGTCCGGAAAGATCGCAAGCGCACTCAGTCTTAGTGGGAATGTGGCTGTTTTGCAG GCTTGGGCTGTAGAGAGGCTTTCTTTGGACGATAATCCAAGTCATAGGAGGTTTCCTCGCATGTTGCGTTGGTTCGCCTATAAAACaagattatatgaaaaaatggaagaattgTTTATGACTGCAGAT GTAAACTTGGAGTGGTATATTCGGATTCTTGATCGTCAAATGCCTGAAATTATTGCGGCTTTTGATATGTTTGAAGGAGGAACATATTTAGGAACACAACCGAAACGAGCCAGAATTGACGAGTTAGATGACGATACCTCGGATGACGGCACGTTTGAAGCAAATTTGGAtgagagattgaagaaaaatactaaagaaTTGATAGCGTTGAATTCTAGGCTTGCTTCTTTGACAAAGGAGTTATTTGAAATACGTCAAAGGCAAAATTTTAAGGAAGATGTTTGtaatgaagaagttgttggTGGATGTGATGAAGAAGCAGTGGGTGGAGTTCCTGAAGATGTCTTCAATGAAGAAGTTGTTGGTGGAGGTGATGAACAACAAATGGGTGGAGTTGCTGAAGAAGTATTCAATGAAAAAGTTGTTGGTGGAGCAGATGAACAACAAATGGTTGGAGTTGCTGAAGAAGTCTTAAATGAAGAAGGTTTCCTTGGAGGTAATGATGAAGTTGTTGGTGGCGGATTTCAAGGAGACCTCACAGTTGCCTTCGACGAAGAAGTTGGACGGGATGTAGGAGGTGGAAATCATGTTCATGACCTTATTGAAATTAATGATGATGGAGAAGCGGAGGCACCAAAAGCATTGGTTGTCGCCCCTCTGCGCGCTATTGTTGGTGATCCAAGGTCTACCATCAATATTGACCAATTGTACGTCGCTGTCAGCGTTAGAGATAGAGCATATAG gaTCGTCTGTGAGATAATTGGGCAGACACTGAGCACAACATCTATTAATACCTTAGCTCCTTACAAATACGTTGATAACATG TTGGTTCTCTTTGCAACCACCATATTTATGCACTACGAGAAAAGGAGGACCGGGATTGTGAAGAGGATCCTTTTCAGTTCATTATATGCG TCTTCACAATTACAGCAGCTGTTTGCGTNCCNAATACTTTGGCCTTCAAGACATTGCAACAACTGA
- the LOC106753964 gene encoding uncharacterized protein LOC106753964 isoform X1 — protein MLLKSCRRVFLEESLYEIWNWRFNIFIFFTFRNQVSRLHHYLCDCLSHWVPLMISLTPIRNQSCASSFLSIVAMAFLNPKWRVRVSVDSSIIVALNGLLREVHVERISITPFRWCLRLRKALEINCELLKVMLCRWAGHDVSFRVSHQLVPFSVLDVFMTTGLDIGGLEVPFDECIVGLVGEMFNSNSTTLLDLVEKFNVIVLDDNIEVDVVCRXYIFVCLVVFFFPRKSKVIANMPSKVLDDIDSLCLYDWATGVHKHLVDNLNKCMKKIMSGKIASALSLSGNVAVLQAWAVERLSLDDNPSHRRFPRMLRWFAYKTRLYEKMEELFMTADVNLEWYIRILDRQMPEIIAAFDMFEGGTYLGTQPKRARIDELDDDTSDDGTFEANLDERLKKNTKELIALNSRLASLTKELFEIRQRQNFKEDVCNEEVVGGCDEEAVGGVPEDVFNEEVVGGGDEQQMGGVAEEVFNEKVVGGADEQQMVGVAEEVLNEEGFLGGNDEVVGGGFQGDLTVAFDEEVGRDVGGGNHVHDLIEINDDGEAEAPKALVVAPLRAIVGDPRSTINIDQLYVAVSVRDRAYRIVCEIIGQTLSTTSINTLAPYKYVDNMLVLFATTIFMHYEKRRTGIVKRILFSSLYADLIINDYLKKDKNXRVFSLHNYSSCLRXXYFGLQDIATTDFVFLPFCHDYHWWCYVVKLSTLEIYVLDSLVKAVRNRKKIDIHVGENLARFFCMLYNRPEGSIGPLSVVQANISSQPNLHDCGVIMLQAMQIWDGSNKFNGKSMPNYSNEELLAIRKQYVGDWILDNDNIRILDALEVYGLL, from the exons atgcttttaAAGAGTTGCagaagggtatttttggaagaaAGTTTGTATGAAATTTGGAATTGGCggtttaacattttcatcttcttcacttttCGAAACCAAGTCTCGCGTCTACACCATTATCTTTGTGATTGTCTCAGCCATTGGGTTCCTCTCATGATTTCTCTCACACCCATTCGAAACCAAAGTTGCGCGTCTTCATTCCTCTCTATTG TCGCAATGGCCTTTCTGAACCCAAAG TGGCGTGTTCGAGTCTCTGTTGATTCATCAATAATTGTTGCTCTGAATGGGTTACTGAGAGAAGTGCATGTAGAACGAATTTCAATAACACCATTTCGTTGGTGTTTGCGGCTTCGTAAGGCTCTGGAGATTAACTGTGAATTATTGAAGGTCATGTTATGTCGCTGGGCTGGGCATGATGTAAGCTTTAGGGTGAGTCATCAATTGGTACCCTTTAGTGTTTTGGATGTTTTCATGACGACCGGTTTAGACATAGGTGGCTTAGAAGTTCCATTTGATGAATGTATAGTTGGTTTGGTAGGAGAAATGTTTAATTCAAATAGCACAACTTTATTAGATTTGGTTGAGAAGTTTAATGTGATTGTTTTGGACGACAACATTGAGGTTGATGTTGTGTGTAGGNtgtatatatttgtttgtttggttgtNTTTTTCTTTCCTAGGAAGTCTAAGGTTATTGCTAACATGCCTTCAAAAGTGTTAGACGACATAGATAGTTTGTGTTTATACGATTGGGCGACCGGTGTTCATAAACACCTTGTAGATAACTTGAATAAATGTATGAAAAAGATAATGTCCGGAAAGATCGCAAGCGCACTCAGTCTTAGTGGGAATGTGGCTGTTTTGCAG GCTTGGGCTGTAGAGAGGCTTTCTTTGGACGATAATCCAAGTCATAGGAGGTTTCCTCGCATGTTGCGTTGGTTCGCCTATAAAACaagattatatgaaaaaatggaagaattgTTTATGACTGCAGAT GTAAACTTGGAGTGGTATATTCGGATTCTTGATCGTCAAATGCCTGAAATTATTGCGGCTTTTGATATGTTTGAAGGAGGAACATATTTAGGAACACAACCGAAACGAGCCAGAATTGACGAGTTAGATGACGATACCTCGGATGACGGCACGTTTGAAGCAAATTTGGAtgagagattgaagaaaaatactaaagaaTTGATAGCGTTGAATTCTAGGCTTGCTTCTTTGACAAAGGAGTTATTTGAAATACGTCAAAGGCAAAATTTTAAGGAAGATGTTTGtaatgaagaagttgttggTGGATGTGATGAAGAAGCAGTGGGTGGAGTTCCTGAAGATGTCTTCAATGAAGAAGTTGTTGGTGGAGGTGATGAACAACAAATGGGTGGAGTTGCTGAAGAAGTATTCAATGAAAAAGTTGTTGGTGGAGCAGATGAACAACAAATGGTTGGAGTTGCTGAAGAAGTCTTAAATGAAGAAGGTTTCCTTGGAGGTAATGATGAAGTTGTTGGTGGCGGATTTCAAGGAGACCTCACAGTTGCCTTCGACGAAGAAGTTGGACGGGATGTAGGAGGTGGAAATCATGTTCATGACCTTATTGAAATTAATGATGATGGAGAAGCGGAGGCACCAAAAGCATTGGTTGTCGCCCCTCTGCGCGCTATTGTTGGTGATCCAAGGTCTACCATCAATATTGACCAATTGTACGTCGCTGTCAGCGTTAGAGATAGAGCATATAG gaTCGTCTGTGAGATAATTGGGCAGACACTGAGCACAACATCTATTAATACCTTAGCTCCTTACAAATACGTTGATAACATG TTGGTTCTCTTTGCAACCACCATATTTATGCACTACGAGAAAAGGAGGACCGGGATTGTGAAGAGGATCCTTTTCAGTTCATTATATGCG GACCTTATAATCAATGATTAtttgaaaaaggataaaaatNGACGTGTTTTCAGTCTTCACAATTACAGCAGCTGTTTGCGTNCCNAATACTTTGGCCTTCAAGACATTGCAACAACTGACTTT gtttttcttccattttgccATGACTATCATTGGTGGTGCTATGTAGTCAAACTTAGCACATTAGAGATATATGTTCTGGACTCTTTGGTGAAGGCTGTAAGAAACCGGAAAAAGATAGACATTCATGTG GGTGAAAACCTTGCTCGATTTTTTTGCATGTTGTACAACAGACCGGAAGGCAGTATTGGACCTCTGTCTGTTGTACAAGCAAACATCTCATCCCAACCAAATCT gcATGACTGTGGAGTTATAATGTTACAAGCAATGCAAATTTGGGATGGTTCGAATAAATTCAATGGGAAAAGCATGCCAAATTACTCTAAT gaggaattgcttgcaaTAAGAAAGCAATACGTAGGTGATTGGATCTTGGATAACGACAACATAAGAATACTAGATGCGCTGGAGGTGTACGGATTGTTGTAG
- the LOC106753964 gene encoding uncharacterized protein LOC106753964 isoform X2, with protein MLLKSCRRVFLEESLYEIWNWRFNIFIFFTFRNQVSRLHHYLCDCLSHWVPLMISLTPIRNQSCASSFLSIVAMAFLNPKWRVRVSVDSSIIVALNGLLREVHVERISITPFRWCLRLRKALEINCELLKVMLCRWAGHDVSFRVSHQLVPFSVLDVFMTTGLDIGGLEVPFDECIVGLVGEMFNSNSTTLLDLVEKFNVIVLDDNIEVDVVCRXYIFVCLVVFFFPRKSKVIANMPSKVLDDIDSLCLYDWATGVHKHLVDNLNKCMKKIMSGKIASALSLSGNVAVLQAWAVERLSLDDNPSHRRFPRMLRWFAYKTRLYEKMEELFMTADVNLEWYIRILDRQMPEIIAAFDMFEGGTYLGTQPKRARIDELDDDTSDDGTFEANLDERLKKNTKELIALNSRLASLTKELFEIRQRQNFKEDVCNEEVVGGCDEEAVGGVPEDVFNEEVVGGGDEQQMGGVAEEVFNEKVVGGADEQQMVGVAEEVLNEEGFLGGNDEVVGGGFQGDLTVAFDEEVGRDVGGGNHVHDLIEINDDGEAEAPKALVVAPLRAIVGDPRSTINIDQLIVCEIIGQTLSTTSINTLAPYKYVDNMLVLFATTIFMHYEKRRTGIVKRILFSSLYADLIINDYLKKDKNXRVFSLHNYSSCLRXXYFGLQDIATTDFVFLPFCHDYHWWCYVVKLSTLEIYVLDSLVKAVRNRKKIDIHVGENLARFFCMLYNRPEGSIGPLSVVQANISSQPNLHDCGVIMLQAMQIWDGSNKFNGKSMPNYSNEELLAIRKQYVGDWILDNDNIRILDALEVYGLL; from the exons atgcttttaAAGAGTTGCagaagggtatttttggaagaaAGTTTGTATGAAATTTGGAATTGGCggtttaacattttcatcttcttcacttttCGAAACCAAGTCTCGCGTCTACACCATTATCTTTGTGATTGTCTCAGCCATTGGGTTCCTCTCATGATTTCTCTCACACCCATTCGAAACCAAAGTTGCGCGTCTTCATTCCTCTCTATTG TCGCAATGGCCTTTCTGAACCCAAAG TGGCGTGTTCGAGTCTCTGTTGATTCATCAATAATTGTTGCTCTGAATGGGTTACTGAGAGAAGTGCATGTAGAACGAATTTCAATAACACCATTTCGTTGGTGTTTGCGGCTTCGTAAGGCTCTGGAGATTAACTGTGAATTATTGAAGGTCATGTTATGTCGCTGGGCTGGGCATGATGTAAGCTTTAGGGTGAGTCATCAATTGGTACCCTTTAGTGTTTTGGATGTTTTCATGACGACCGGTTTAGACATAGGTGGCTTAGAAGTTCCATTTGATGAATGTATAGTTGGTTTGGTAGGAGAAATGTTTAATTCAAATAGCACAACTTTATTAGATTTGGTTGAGAAGTTTAATGTGATTGTTTTGGACGACAACATTGAGGTTGATGTTGTGTGTAGGNtgtatatatttgtttgtttggttgtNTTTTTCTTTCCTAGGAAGTCTAAGGTTATTGCTAACATGCCTTCAAAAGTGTTAGACGACATAGATAGTTTGTGTTTATACGATTGGGCGACCGGTGTTCATAAACACCTTGTAGATAACTTGAATAAATGTATGAAAAAGATAATGTCCGGAAAGATCGCAAGCGCACTCAGTCTTAGTGGGAATGTGGCTGTTTTGCAG GCTTGGGCTGTAGAGAGGCTTTCTTTGGACGATAATCCAAGTCATAGGAGGTTTCCTCGCATGTTGCGTTGGTTCGCCTATAAAACaagattatatgaaaaaatggaagaattgTTTATGACTGCAGAT GTAAACTTGGAGTGGTATATTCGGATTCTTGATCGTCAAATGCCTGAAATTATTGCGGCTTTTGATATGTTTGAAGGAGGAACATATTTAGGAACACAACCGAAACGAGCCAGAATTGACGAGTTAGATGACGATACCTCGGATGACGGCACGTTTGAAGCAAATTTGGAtgagagattgaagaaaaatactaaagaaTTGATAGCGTTGAATTCTAGGCTTGCTTCTTTGACAAAGGAGTTATTTGAAATACGTCAAAGGCAAAATTTTAAGGAAGATGTTTGtaatgaagaagttgttggTGGATGTGATGAAGAAGCAGTGGGTGGAGTTCCTGAAGATGTCTTCAATGAAGAAGTTGTTGGTGGAGGTGATGAACAACAAATGGGTGGAGTTGCTGAAGAAGTATTCAATGAAAAAGTTGTTGGTGGAGCAGATGAACAACAAATGGTTGGAGTTGCTGAAGAAGTCTTAAATGAAGAAGGTTTCCTTGGAGGTAATGATGAAGTTGTTGGTGGCGGATTTCAAGGAGACCTCACAGTTGCCTTCGACGAAGAAGTTGGACGGGATGTAGGAGGTGGAAATCATGTTCATGACCTTATTGAAATTAATGATGATGGAGAAGCGGAGGCACCAAAAGCATTGGTTGTCGCCCCTCTGCGCGCTATTGTTGGTGATCCAAGGTCTACCATCAATATTGACCAATT gaTCGTCTGTGAGATAATTGGGCAGACACTGAGCACAACATCTATTAATACCTTAGCTCCTTACAAATACGTTGATAACATG TTGGTTCTCTTTGCAACCACCATATTTATGCACTACGAGAAAAGGAGGACCGGGATTGTGAAGAGGATCCTTTTCAGTTCATTATATGCG GACCTTATAATCAATGATTAtttgaaaaaggataaaaatNGACGTGTTTTCAGTCTTCACAATTACAGCAGCTGTTTGCGTNCCNAATACTTTGGCCTTCAAGACATTGCAACAACTGACTTT gtttttcttccattttgccATGACTATCATTGGTGGTGCTATGTAGTCAAACTTAGCACATTAGAGATATATGTTCTGGACTCTTTGGTGAAGGCTGTAAGAAACCGGAAAAAGATAGACATTCATGTG GGTGAAAACCTTGCTCGATTTTTTTGCATGTTGTACAACAGACCGGAAGGCAGTATTGGACCTCTGTCTGTTGTACAAGCAAACATCTCATCCCAACCAAATCT gcATGACTGTGGAGTTATAATGTTACAAGCAATGCAAATTTGGGATGGTTCGAATAAATTCAATGGGAAAAGCATGCCAAATTACTCTAAT gaggaattgcttgcaaTAAGAAAGCAATACGTAGGTGATTGGATCTTGGATAACGACAACATAAGAATACTAGATGCGCTGGAGGTGTACGGATTGTTGTAG
- the LOC106753964 gene encoding uncharacterized protein LOC106753964 isoform X3 — protein sequence MLCRWAGHDVSFRVSHQLVPFSVLDVFMTTGLDIGGLEVPFDECIVGLVGEMFNSNSTTLLDLVEKFNVIVLDDNIEVDVVCRXYIFVCLVVFFFPRKSKVIANMPSKVLDDIDSLCLYDWATGVHKHLVDNLNKCMKKIMSGKIASALSLSGNVAVLQAWAVERLSLDDNPSHRRFPRMLRWFAYKTRLYEKMEELFMTADVNLEWYIRILDRQMPEIIAAFDMFEGGTYLGTQPKRARIDELDDDTSDDGTFEANLDERLKKNTKELIALNSRLASLTKELFEIRQRQNFKEDVCNEEVVGGCDEEAVGGVPEDVFNEEVVGGGDEQQMGGVAEEVFNEKVVGGADEQQMVGVAEEVLNEEGFLGGNDEVVGGGFQGDLTVAFDEEVGRDVGGGNHVHDLIEINDDGEAEAPKALVVAPLRAIVGDPRSTINIDQLYVAVSVRDRAYRIVCEIIGQTLSTTSINTLAPYKYVDNMLVLFATTIFMHYEKRRTGIVKRILFSSLYADLIINDYLKKDKNXRVFSLHNYSSCLRXXYFGLQDIATTDFVFLPFCHDYHWWCYVVKLSTLEIYVLDSLVKAVRNRKKIDIHVGENLARFFCMLYNRPEGSIGPLSVVQANISSQPNLHDCGVIMLQAMQIWDGSNKFNGKSMPNYSNEELLAIRKQYVGDWILDNDNIRILDALEVYGLL from the exons ATGTTATGTCGCTGGGCTGGGCATGATGTAAGCTTTAGGGTGAGTCATCAATTGGTACCCTTTAGTGTTTTGGATGTTTTCATGACGACCGGTTTAGACATAGGTGGCTTAGAAGTTCCATTTGATGAATGTATAGTTGGTTTGGTAGGAGAAATGTTTAATTCAAATAGCACAACTTTATTAGATTTGGTTGAGAAGTTTAATGTGATTGTTTTGGACGACAACATTGAGGTTGATGTTGTGTGTAGGNtgtatatatttgtttgtttggttgtNTTTTTCTTTCCTAGGAAGTCTAAGGTTATTGCTAACATGCCTTCAAAAGTGTTAGACGACATAGATAGTTTGTGTTTATACGATTGGGCGACCGGTGTTCATAAACACCTTGTAGATAACTTGAATAAATGTATGAAAAAGATAATGTCCGGAAAGATCGCAAGCGCACTCAGTCTTAGTGGGAATGTGGCTGTTTTGCAG GCTTGGGCTGTAGAGAGGCTTTCTTTGGACGATAATCCAAGTCATAGGAGGTTTCCTCGCATGTTGCGTTGGTTCGCCTATAAAACaagattatatgaaaaaatggaagaattgTTTATGACTGCAGAT GTAAACTTGGAGTGGTATATTCGGATTCTTGATCGTCAAATGCCTGAAATTATTGCGGCTTTTGATATGTTTGAAGGAGGAACATATTTAGGAACACAACCGAAACGAGCCAGAATTGACGAGTTAGATGACGATACCTCGGATGACGGCACGTTTGAAGCAAATTTGGAtgagagattgaagaaaaatactaaagaaTTGATAGCGTTGAATTCTAGGCTTGCTTCTTTGACAAAGGAGTTATTTGAAATACGTCAAAGGCAAAATTTTAAGGAAGATGTTTGtaatgaagaagttgttggTGGATGTGATGAAGAAGCAGTGGGTGGAGTTCCTGAAGATGTCTTCAATGAAGAAGTTGTTGGTGGAGGTGATGAACAACAAATGGGTGGAGTTGCTGAAGAAGTATTCAATGAAAAAGTTGTTGGTGGAGCAGATGAACAACAAATGGTTGGAGTTGCTGAAGAAGTCTTAAATGAAGAAGGTTTCCTTGGAGGTAATGATGAAGTTGTTGGTGGCGGATTTCAAGGAGACCTCACAGTTGCCTTCGACGAAGAAGTTGGACGGGATGTAGGAGGTGGAAATCATGTTCATGACCTTATTGAAATTAATGATGATGGAGAAGCGGAGGCACCAAAAGCATTGGTTGTCGCCCCTCTGCGCGCTATTGTTGGTGATCCAAGGTCTACCATCAATATTGACCAATTGTACGTCGCTGTCAGCGTTAGAGATAGAGCATATAG gaTCGTCTGTGAGATAATTGGGCAGACACTGAGCACAACATCTATTAATACCTTAGCTCCTTACAAATACGTTGATAACATG TTGGTTCTCTTTGCAACCACCATATTTATGCACTACGAGAAAAGGAGGACCGGGATTGTGAAGAGGATCCTTTTCAGTTCATTATATGCG GACCTTATAATCAATGATTAtttgaaaaaggataaaaatNGACGTGTTTTCAGTCTTCACAATTACAGCAGCTGTTTGCGTNCCNAATACTTTGGCCTTCAAGACATTGCAACAACTGACTTT gtttttcttccattttgccATGACTATCATTGGTGGTGCTATGTAGTCAAACTTAGCACATTAGAGATATATGTTCTGGACTCTTTGGTGAAGGCTGTAAGAAACCGGAAAAAGATAGACATTCATGTG GGTGAAAACCTTGCTCGATTTTTTTGCATGTTGTACAACAGACCGGAAGGCAGTATTGGACCTCTGTCTGTTGTACAAGCAAACATCTCATCCCAACCAAATCT gcATGACTGTGGAGTTATAATGTTACAAGCAATGCAAATTTGGGATGGTTCGAATAAATTCAATGGGAAAAGCATGCCAAATTACTCTAAT gaggaattgcttgcaaTAAGAAAGCAATACGTAGGTGATTGGATCTTGGATAACGACAACATAAGAATACTAGATGCGCTGGAGGTGTACGGATTGTTGTAG